The DNA sequence AGCTCAACTGCATACATACCGAGTGGCGGGGACTTCAGGAGGTCTCCAGCACGGCTCGAATTCAACCTGACATCACCGGGTCAGAACAATCGGCGACAATATTCTACAGTATTGCAATCAACTCATTTTCTAGAATTCCTTTTCGGTTGCCCAAGATCGACCAATGATGGCCAATAAACCAATACCGAGCCCGTCGACAACATCTGGGTCACAAGGAAAAATTCCGAGCAAATCTTGGTGCTGATGAAATTGGGTAGCGAATCATGATCAAAAGATATTCAGGCCACGTCTGACGACAATATCACACGCATTGGGCCAGCTTTCGTGCGAGGGACGCATTCAAGTCGTCTGGAATGATAGATTTGGGTCCACTTTTGTCACAATGATCAAGGCGCGTTTGCTTGGCCCTGACACCAAGCTTGAACATTCTCTTGTTTGTGGACACTCTGGCTTCTGTTGGAGCATTACGCCTTCTTCGTAACTTCATAGCCTTGTCTCTGTCCTTATACCCCCTATACCCTTCGTCAACCTTCATTCGTTTCTCCCAAAGATTACAGCGCCTCAGCGCGTTCTATTGCCATTCATATCCCTGTAAAATCGTATATTCACCGTAATGAGCCGCGCTCCTTTCGGCGGCCAAAATCATTCCGCTCAGAACCTTTTGCCCACCGCTGGTCGACCCAACGTCAACGCGCCGCGTTCTAACCCTCCCCCTGTAATTAACCAGTTTAGTCGACAAGCTAAACGGAATTCCAGCTCCACTACCCATAGCAGTCCGTCAGAAAGTAATCATGGTCGATTCTCTACGGGTCATCCGGTAAGTATTTGAAGAATTGCTTTTAGATTCTTGGCTAATGCTTAATTCATGAAAGCCTTCTTTATCAGACAAGGTATGATGGGTGCTTGAACCTCTCGTTTTACAACTTATCCAACCACTATCACACGTCCAGTTCTCACTCTCGCCTGCTCCATCACAATGGGGAACTCCACTTCTCATGAATGCTTCCGAGCCCGACGACTATCTTCACAACCCCGACCCACGGAGAGATAGGAAGAACGACTCAGGCGGCTCAATATTCACTGCTCGTGGACTAGCAAACCTAGGGTGCCTCACCCTTCTTGCAGTTGGGTGTCTGACTCTCTTGTATGTCCCATTTTGTTTATCTGGCAACTGTAAATTTGACCGTAACCGTTCTTTATAGTGCCGGTATGTACAAACCTTTTGCGATGATATCAATATAAACGATGTTACCAGGCTACCCGATTATTACCCACTATACGGAGAAGAAGCAGACAACTCAGGGGGGGTTCAACTTAGGGGGCACAAATGCTTCAGGACAGGTTCCCGAGCTGCCAGGAAATTATGGTCTAATTGACAAGGACACTCCCAAAGAGGCCTATACTTGGCCTTCCTACATCGATGGCGAGGACTTGGTTTTAGTCTTCTCTGACGAATTCAACAGAGATGGTCGCACATTTTATCCTGGAGAGGATCCGTTTTGGGAAGCGGTGGACCTACACTACTGGGGCACAGTGAGTCCGGGCAACTACGTGACTCAGACGATTATTGATGTATTGTCACAGAAAAATTTAGAGTGGTATGACCCATCTCAGGGTATGAGAAACCTTTTAAACCAATACAATAGCATTGTTCTCATTCAACTATAAATCCAGCAACTACGAAGGGAGGAAATTTGGAATTACGAATGGATTTGACCCCTGACCGTTCAGTCAACCATAACATGTTGTATAAATCTGGCATGGTAGGTTGGCCCATATTGCAGTGTTTACTAGCATCTAACGAAAAACAGATCCAAACCTGGAATAAATTTTGTTTCACTGGAGGGCTACTTATCAGTGCGTATGCTCAGACCTTTTCTGTACATCATATTCAacggatttttttttttagcAAACGTCCAACTTCCTGGATCAAGTGATGTTAGGTATATTTTGTCTCTGTCAATTTTCAATTTACTTTACTCATCGCTTCACACAGTGGTTTCTGGCCAGCTGTGTAAGTTCACTTTATCCTTGGATTCGAATTCCAGTTTGATATCTAATGACAACATACAGTTGGTCTATGGGAAATTTAGGCATGTTTCATCGCAGAACTTATACCAACATTAGTGTTCTGACTCCTTGCTTCCAGGACGGGCAGGTTATGGTGCCAGTTTGGAAGGACTTGTTCgtgtcaattttttttgtttgcgtCGTAATGCTAACTTTTCTCTAGTGGCCTTACAGTTACGACGAATGCGACGTTGGAACTCTTCCCAACCAGACGTATCCCGGCGAAAGGAGGCCACTTGCTGCAGTCACTAACGGTGATCCTGAAGTTGGCGGAGAGTTGGTAAGAGAATATGATTCATCAAATCTTTAGGTCTAACTTTCTGATTCCATTCTACAGTCATATCTTCCAGGGCAACGGCTGTGTAGGTCTTCATAAGTTGTAGGATGTATGCGTGTTCTCATGTCGGTGTAGCTGCTTGCACGTGCCCAGGAGAGTCCCATCCAGGGCCTATGCGAAAAGATGGGTCTTACGTTGGTCGCGCCGCCCCGGAAATCGATGTCATCGAAGCGACCGTTACTGAGGGCATTGGACATGTAAGAGCGTCATTAAGACTGGAAGGATGTCTTGAGTTTAACCGTCATATTCAGGTTTCATTATCAGCACAATGGGCACCCTTCAACGTATGCGGTTCCACTCTTCGCTGAAAGCATCTTGTTTAACAAATCAAACTTCAGGCCAGATACCAGTTCCTCAATCAGAACACGAGCGCCAGTTTCGACGACCCAAGAAGGACAGTCCTCAACTCTTACCAAGGAGGTGGGTATACGTACAACGTTTACCTATGACTTTGGGTGTTTACTCTACCTATTCCACAGGTCGATATCAACAGACAACTAGTGGATTGTCATTGACCAATCCCAATTGCTACGAAATTCCTGGTACATGCTTCGCTCTATACGGCTTTGAATATAAGCCTGGGTGCGTTTGTGATATTCTATACTGTTTCAGAGGTATGAACATAGCTTGCTTCAGGTTTGACGACGCGTACATCACCTGGATCAACGAGGTTCGCGCTTGGACAATTCGCTCAGAAGCACTCTTGCCCGATACCGAGGTGGAGATTGGCCGTCGACTCGTCCCTGTTGAGCCTATGGtaagttgaattt is a window from the Psilocybe cubensis strain MGC-MH-2018 chromosome 8, whole genome shotgun sequence genome containing:
- a CDS encoding Beta-glucan synthesis-associated protein SKN1 gives rise to the protein MSRAPFGGQNHSAQNLLPTAGRPNVNAPRSNPPPVINQFSRQAKRNSSSTTHSSPSESNHGRFSTGHPFSLSPAPSQWGTPLLMNASEPDDYLHNPDPRRDRKNDSGGSIFTARGLANLGCLTLLAVGCYPIITHYTEKKQTTQGGFNLGGTNASGQVPELPGNYGLIDKDTPKEAYTWPSYIDGEDLVLVFSDEFNRDGRTFYPGEDPFWEAVDLHYWGTKNLEWYDPSQATTKGGNLELRMDLTPDRSVNHNMLYKSGMIQTWNKFCFTGGLLITNVQLPGSSDVSGFWPAVWSMGNLGRAGYGASLEGLWPYSYDECDVGTLPNQTYPGERRPLAAVTNGDPEVGGELSYLPGQRLSACTCPGESHPGPMRKDGSYVGRAAPEIDVIEATVTEGIGHVSLSAQWAPFNARYQFLNQNTSASFDDPRRTVLNSYQGGRYQQTTSGLSLTNPNCYEIPGTCFALYGFEYKPGFDDAYITWINEVRAWTIRSEALLPDTEVEIGRRLVPVEPMYLIANLGISEGFGEIDVGLQLPAIMKVDYIRVYQRKDEINVGCDPKDFPTAKYIETYKEAYTNPNLTVWADYKQPWPKNRMDPGGCT